The proteins below come from a single Benincasa hispida cultivar B227 chromosome 4, ASM972705v1, whole genome shotgun sequence genomic window:
- the LOC120075499 gene encoding ABSCISIC ACID-INSENSITIVE 5-like protein 5, whose product MNFKDFGNDPSAGNSGGGGRPPANYPLARQSSIYSLTFDEFQSMGSIGKDFGSMNMDELLKNIWSAEEMQTMASSAAAVGKEGAGSVGGSGGFLQRQGSLTLPRTLSQKKVDEVWKDIINEHVGVKDGATVASNLQQRQQTLGEMTLEEFLFRAGVVREDTQVTANPNNGGLFGNNTGFGIGFQRQAKIPENNNHIPIQSSNLSLNVNGVRAHQPQPIFPKQPTLTYGSQLALPSDGQLASPGIRGGIMGIADQGLNTNLMQGSALQGGRMGVVNIAAAPLPIATESPGNQLSSDGIGKSNGDTSSVSPVPYVLNGGVRGRRSNGIVDKVVERRQRRMIKNRESAARSRARKQAYTMELEAEVAKLKEENQELRQKQAEIMEMQKNRALEVMDKQQGIKKRCLRRTQTGPW is encoded by the exons ATGAATTTCAAGGATTTTGGGAATGACCCATCTGCTGGAAACAGCGGAGGAGGTGGAAGACCTCCGGCGAACTATCCATTAGCGCGACAATCATCGATCTACTCTCTGACCTTCGATGAGTTCCAGAGCATGGGGAGTATAGGCAAGGATTTTGGGTCAATGAACATGGATGAGCTGTTGAAGAACATTTGGAGTGCTGAAGAAATGCAAACAATGGCATCTTCTGCTGCTGCTGTTGGTAAAGAAGGGGCTGGTAGTGTTGGTGGTAGTGGTGGGTTTTTGCAGAGACAGGGCTCTTTGACGCTGCCTCGGACACTCAGCCAGAAGAAGGTGGATGAGGTATGGAAGGACATAATCAACGAACATGTTGGTGTCAAAGATGGGGCTACTGTTGCTTCTAATTTGCAACAGAGGCAGCAAACTCTTGGGGAGATGACACTTGAAGAGTTTTTATTCAGAGCTGGAGTGGTGAGAGAGGATACTCAAGTGACTGCAAACCCCAACAATGGAGGGTTATTTGGCAATAACACTGGTTTTGGAATTGGTTTTCAGCGGCAGGCTAAAATTCCTGAGAATAACAATCACATTCCGATTCAATCGTCAAACTTATCGTTGAATGTCAATGGAGTTAGAGCACATCAGCCGCAGCCAATATTTCCAAAGCAGCCTACTCTGACATATGGATCTCAGTTGGCTTTACCCAGTGATGGTCAGCTGGCTAGTCCAGGAATTAGAGGTGGAATTATGGGGATTGCAGATCAAGGGTTGAATACAAATTTGATGCAAGGCTCTGCATTGCAGGGTGGAAGAATGGGAGTGGTTAATATAGCAGCTGCTCCGTTGCCTATTGCAACAGAATCGCCAGGGAACCAACTATCATCTGATGGGATCGGAAAGAGCAATGGTGATACCTCGTCTGTGTCTCCTGTGCCTTACGTGCTTAATGGTGGAGTCAGGGGGAGGAGAAGTAATGGGATCGTGGACAAGGTTGTCGAGAGGAGGCAACGAAGAATGATAAAAAACAGAGAGTCTGCTGCAAGATCGCGGGCTCGAAAGCAG GCTTACACAATGGAATTGGAAGCCGAAGTTGCAAAGCTGAAAGAGGAGAACCAAGAACTCCGGCAAAAACAG GCAGAAATCATGGAAATGCAGAAGAACCGG GCATTGGAAGTAATGGATAAGCAACAAGGCATCAAGAAGCGATGCTTAAGACGAACACAGACTGGCCCATGGTGA